A window of the Henckelia pumila isolate YLH828 chromosome 3, ASM3356847v2, whole genome shotgun sequence genome harbors these coding sequences:
- the LOC140889353 gene encoding secreted RxLR effector protein 161-like gives MGSSEKLRKDSVEAGVDNTMYRSMIVSLLYLTVIHLDIMFSVCLCARYQSDLKVTHLKAVMRILKYVSGTLDLRLWYTRKTKTNLVGFSDADWAGDVNDRKSTTGGCFYLDNNLVSWYSRKQNCVSLSTVKSEYVAAEEVVKTSSDEPNY, from the coding sequence ATGGGCTCAAGTGAGAAATTGAGAAAAGACAGTGTTGAGGCTGGTGTTGATAACACCATGTATCGCAGCATGATAGtgagtcttttgtatttgactgTTATTCATCttgatatcatgttcagtgtgtgtttatgtgctaggtaccaatctgatcTAAAGGTAACTCATTTAAAAGctgttatgagaattttgaaatatgtttcgggtacatTAGATTTGAGATTGTGGTATACGAGGAAAACCAAAACTAATcttgtaggttttagtgatgctgattgggctggtgatgtgaatgatagGAAGAGCACTACGGGTGGGTGTTTTTATCTTGATAATAATTTGGTGTCATGGTACAGtcgtaagcaaaattgtgtgtcactttcgactGTTAAATCTGAATATGTGGCTGCCGAAGAAGTTGTAAAAACTTCTTCGGATGAACCAAATTATTGA